One region of Gossypium raimondii isolate GPD5lz chromosome 6, ASM2569854v1, whole genome shotgun sequence genomic DNA includes:
- the LOC105773865 gene encoding vesicle-associated protein 4-2 — translation MAIETDQKSSSDGKVWGFFKLPFRQTGNTTSTTSSSSAQTQPHLEGSNHHASANSVSFVAKSLLPTRRRLKLDPASKLYFPYEPGKQVRSAVRIKNTSKSYTAFKFQTTAPKSCFMRPPGAILAPGESIIATVFKFVEQPENNEKPMDQKSKVKFKIMSLKVKGPMEYVPELFDEQKDQVAIEQILRVVFLDPKRPCPALEKLKRQLADADAAVEARKKPPEDAGPRIIGEGLVIDEWKERRERYLARQQIEGVDSA, via the exons ATGGCAATAGAAACCGACCAGAAGTCATCGTCCGACGGCAAAGTTTGGGGGTTCTTTAAGCTGCCGTTTAGACAAACCGGGAACACCACCAGTACGACGTCTTCTTCCTCCGCTCAAACTCAGCCTCACCTTGAAGGATCCAACCATCATGCCTCGGCTAACTCCGTTTCCTTTGTCGCCAAGTCGCTTTTGCCGACTCGTCGCCGGCTTAAACTTGATCCGGCTAGTAAGCTCTATTTTCCAT ATGAACCTGGCAAACAAGTGAGGAGCGCGGTCAGGATAAAAAACACGAGCAAGTCATATACAGCTTTCAAg TTTCAAACTACAGCGCCCAAGAGTTGTTTCATGCGCCCACCAGGTGCTATTCTTGCACCTGGGGAGAGCATCATTGCGACCG TCTTTAAGTTTGTTGAGCAACCTGAGAACAATGAAAAGCCAATGGATCAAAAGAGCAAGGTTAAGTTTAAAATCATGAGTCTCAAGGTGAAGGGTCCAATGGAGTATGTTCCCGAGCTG TTTGATGAGCAAAAGGATCAAGTGGCAATAGAGCAAATTTTGCGGGTTGTTTTTCTAGATCCCAAGCGCCCTTGTCCT GCTCTGGAAAAATTGAAGCGCCAATTAGCTGATGCCGATGCTGCAGTTGAGGCACGCAAAAAGCCTCCAGAGGATGCAGGTCCAAGGATAATTGGAGAAGGACTTGTGATAGATGAATGG AAAGAGCGAAGGGAAAGATACCTTGCTCGGCAGCAGATTGAAGGAGTAGACTCAGCTTAA